The sequence below is a genomic window from Pseudochaenichthys georgianus unplaced genomic scaffold, fPseGeo1.2 scaffold_702_arrow_ctg1, whole genome shotgun sequence.
ACAGGTCCCGCAACTGCCACCATGACAACTGCAGCCCCCACTACTGTAGTTCCAACCACTGTGGCCACAACAACTGCAGCCCCCACAACTGCAGGCCCATCTACTTTGGCCCCTACAACAGCTTCTCCCACAACTACAGGAGCTACAACAGCAGCCCCAACAACTGCAGCCCCTACTACTGTAGTTCTGACAACTGTGGCCCCAACAACTACAGCCCCCATTACTGTAGTTACGACAACTGCTGCCCCCACTACTGTCACCCCTACAACAGCTGCTCCCACAAGTACAGGTCCTACAACTTTAGCCCCCACTACTTTAGCCCCTACAACAGCTAGTCCCACAACTACAGGTCCTGCAACTGCTGCCCCCACTACTGTAGTTCTGACAACTGTGGCCCCAACAACTACAGCTGCCACTACTGTAGTTCCGACAACTGTGGCCCCAACAACTGCAGCCCCCACAACTAGATCCCCTACTACTGTAGTTCTGACAACTGTGGCCCTAACATCTGCAGCTCCAACAACTGCAGCCCCCACTACTGTAGTCCCTACAACAGCTTCCCCCACAACTACGGGTCCTACAACTGCTGGAGCGACAACTCAAGCTCCCACAACAGCAGCCCCAACAACTGCAGCCCCTACAACAGCCTCTCCCACAACCACAGGTCCTACAACTGTAGCTCCAACAACTGCTGCTCCCACAACTACAGGTCCCGCAACTGCCACCATGATAAATGCAGCCCCCACTACTGTAGTTCCAACCACTGTGGCCACAACAACTGCAGCCCCCACTACTTTAGACCCTACAACAGCTGCTCCCACAACTACAGGTCCTACAACTCCCCCCCCCACTACTTTAGCCCCTACAACAGCTAGTGCCACAACTACAGGTCCTGCAACTGCAGTCCCCGTTACTTTCGCCCCTACAACAGCTAGTCCCACAACAGCTAGTCCCACAACTACAGGTCCTGCAAATGCAGTCCCCACTACTTTAGCCCATACAACAGCTAGTCCCACAACTACAGGTCCTGCAACTGCAGTCCCCGTTACTTTCGCCCCTACAACAGCTAGTCCCACAACTACAGGTCCTGCAAATGCAGTCCCCACTACTTTAGCCCCTACAATAGCTAGTCCCACAACTACAGGTCCTGCAACTGCAGAACCCACTACTTTAGCTCCTACAACAGCTTCCACCACAACTACAGGTCCTACAACATCCCCCCCCCACTACTTTAGCCCCTACAACAGCTAGTCCCACAACTACAGGTCCTGCAACTGCAGAACCCACTACTTTAGCTCCTACAACAGCTTCTACCACAACTACAGGTCCTACAACTTCCCCCCCCACTACTTTAGCCCCTACAACAGCTAGTCCCACAACTACATGTCCTGCAAATGCAGTCCCCACTACTTTAGCCCATACAACAGTTCCTCCCACAACTACAGGTCTTACCACTGCAGCCCCCACAATTGCAGCCCCAACAACAACACCTCCCACAACCACAGGTCTTACAGCTGTGGCCCCCACAACTGCATCCCCCACAACTACAGCCCCTACTACTGTAGTTCTGCCAACTCTGGCCCCTACAACTGCAACCCCCATAACTAAAGCCCCCACTAATGTAGTTCCGACATCTGCACTCCCCACTACTGTAGCCCAAACAACTGCAGCCCCAACAACCACAGCCCCAACAATCACAGCCCCTAGAACAGCTGCTCCCACAACTACAGGTCCCGCAACTGCCACCATGACAACTGCAGCCCCCACTACTGTAGTTCCAACCACTGTGGCCACAACAACTGCAGCCCCCACAACTGCAGCCCCATCTACTTTGGCCCCTAGAACAGCTTCTCCCACAACTACAGGAGCTACAACTTCAGCCCCTACAACTTCAGCCCCTACAACTGCAGCCACGACAACTGCTGGAGAGACAACTCAAGCTCCCACAACAGCAGCCCCAACAACTACAGCCCCTACTACTGTAGTTATGACAACTGTGGCCCCAACAACTACAGCCCCCACTACTGTCGCCCCTACAACAGCTGCTCCCACAACTACAGGTCCTACAACGTTATCCCCCACTACTTTAGCCCCTACAACAGCTAGTCCCACAACTACAGGTCCTGCAACTGCTGCCCCCACTACTGTAGTTCTGACAACTGTGGCCCCAACAACTACAGCCCCCATTACTGTAATTCCGACAACTGTGGCCCCAACAACTGCAGCCCCCACAACTAGATCCCCTACTACTGTAGTTCTGACAACTGTAGCCCCAACATCTGCAGCTCCAATAACTGCAGCCCCCACTACTGTAGTCCCTACAACAGCTGCTCCCACAACTACAGGTCCTACAACTGCAGCCCCCACTACTTTAGCCCCTATAACAGCTGCTCCCATAACTCAAGCTCCAACAACTGCAGCAATAACAACTGCAGCCCCAACAACAGCTTCCCCCACAACTACGGGTCCTACAACTGCTGGAGCGACAACTCAAGCTCCCACAACAGCAGCCCCAACAACTGCAGCCCCTACAACAGCCTCTCCCACAACCAGAGGTCCTACAACTGTAGCTCCAACAACTGCAGCCCCTACAACCACAGCCCCTACAACAGCATCTCCCACAACCACAGGTCCTACAACTGTAGCTCCAACAACTGCAGCCCCCACAACTACAGCCCCTACAACAGCTGCTCCCACAACTACAGGTCCCGCAACTGCCACCATGACAACTGCAGCCCCCACTACTGTAGTTCCAACTACTGTGGCCACAACAACTGCACCCCCCACTACTTTAGACCCTACAACAGCTTCTCCCACAACTACAGGTCCTACAACTTTAGCCCCCACTAATTTAGCCCCTACAACAGCTAGTCCCACAACTACAGGTCCTGCAACTGCAGTCCACATTACTTTCGCCCCTACAACAGCTGCCCCCAAAACTACAGGTCCTACAACTTTAGCCCCCACTACTTTAGCCCATACAACAACACCTCCCACAACCACAGGTCCTACAACTGCGGCCCCCACAACTGCAGCCCCCACAACTACAGCCCCCACTACTGTAGTTCGGAGAACTCTGGCCCCTACAACTGCAACCCCCATAGCTAAAGCCCCCACTACTCTAGTTCCGATATCTGCACTCCCCACTACTGTAGCCCAAACAACTGCAGCCCCAACAACCCCAGCCCCAACAATTGCAGCCCCTAGAACAGCTGCTCCCACAACTACAGGTCCCGCAACTGCCACCATGACAACTGCAGCCCCCACTACTGTAGTTCCAACTACTGTGGCCACAACAACTGCACCCCCCACTACTTTAGACCCTACAACAGCTTCTCCCACAACTACAGGTCCTACAACTTTAGCCCCCACTAATTTAGCCCCTACAACAGCTAGTCCCACAACTACAGGTCCTGCAACTGCAGTCCACATTACTTTCGCCCCTACAACAGCTGCCCCCAAAACTACAGGTCCTACAACTTTAGCCCCCACTACTTTAGCCCATACAACAACACCTCCCACAACCACAGGTCCTACAACTGCGGCCCCCACAATTGCAGCCCCCACAACTACAGCCCCCACTACTGTAGTTCGGAGAACTCTGGCCCCTACAACTGCAACCCCCATAGCTAAAGCCCCCACTACTCTAGTTCCGATATCTGCACTCCCCACTACTGTAGCCCAAACAACTGCAGCCCCAACAACCCCAGCCCCAACAATTGCAGCCCCTAGAACAGCTGCTCCCACAACTACAGGTCCCGCAACTGCCACCATGACAACTGCAGCCCCCACTACTGTTATTCCAACCACTGTGGCCACAACAACTGCAGCCCCCACAACTGCAGCCCCGACAACTGCAGGTCCATCTACTTTGGCCCCTACAACAGCTTCTCCTACAACTACAAGAGCTACAACTTCAGCCCCTACAACTGCAGCCACGACAACTAATGGAGAGACAACTCAAGCTCCCACAACAGCAGCCCCAACAACTGCAGCCCCCACTACTGTAGTTATGACAACTTTAGCCCCCACTACTTTAGCCCCTACAACAGCTAGTCCCACAACTACAGGTCCTGCAACTGCTGCCCCCACTGCAGTAGCCCCTACAACAGCTGCTCCCACAACTACAGGTCCTACAGCTGTGACCCCCACAACGGCAGCCCTCACAACTACAGCCCCTAATACTGTAGTTCTGACAACTGTGGCCCCTACAGCTGCAGCCCCAACAACTGCAGCCCCTACAACAGCCTCTCCCACAACCACAGGTCCTACAACTGAGGCCCCCACAACTGTTGACCCCACTACTTTAGCCCCTACAACAGCTAGTCCCACAACTACAGGTCCTGCAAATGCAGTCCCCACAATTGAATCCCCAACAACAGCAGCTCCCACAACCACAGGTCCTACAGCTGTGGCCCCCACAACTGCAGCCCCCACTACTGTAGTTCCGACATCTGCACTCCCCACTACTGTAGCCCCAACAACTGCAGCCCCAACAACCACAGCCCCTACAACAGCTGCTCCCACAACTACAGGTCCCGCAACTGCCACCATGATAACTGCAGCCCCCACTACTGTAGTTCCAACCACTGTGGCCACAACAACTGCAGCCCCCACAACTGCAGCCCCGACAACTGCAGGCCCATCTACTTTGTCCCCAACAACAGCTTCTCCCACAACTACAGGAGCTACAACTTCAGCCCCTAGGACTGCAGCCACGACAACTACTGGAGAGATAACTCAAGCTCCCACAACCGCTGCTCCCACAACTACAGGTCCTACAACTGTGGCCCCAACAACTGTGGCCCCAACAACTGCAGCCCCCACTACTGTAGCTCCTACAACCGCTTCTCCCACAACTACAAGTCCTACAACTGCAGCCCCCATAACTGCTGCCGCGACAACTGCAGCCCCTACAACAGCTGGCCCCACAACTCAAGCTCCCACAACTGAAGCCCTGACAACTGCAGCCCCAACAACTTCAGCCCCAACAACTTCAGCCCCAACAACCGCAGCTACAACAACTGCTGGAGCAACAACTCAAACTCCCACAACAGCTGCTCCCACAACTACAGGTCATGCAACTGCAATCACGACAACTGCAACCCCCACTACTGTAATTCCAACAACTGTAGCCCCAACAACTGCAGCCCCCACAACTAGAGCCACAACTACTTTAGTCCCTACAACAGCTGCTCCCACAACTAAAGGTCCTACAACTGCAGCCCCCACTACTTTAGCTCCTACAACAGCTGCTCCCACAACTGTGGGTCCTACAGCTGTAGCCCCAACAACTGCAGCCACATAAAATGCTGGAGCAACAACTCAAGCTCCAACAACTCAAGCTCCTACAACTGCAGCACTAACAACTGCAGCCCGTAAAACAGCTTCCCCCACAACTACGGGTCCTACAACTGCAGCCACGACACCTGCTGGAGTGACAACTCAAGCTCCCACGACAGCAGCCCCAACAACTGTAGCCCCTACGACAGCTTCTCCCACAACTACAGGTCCTACAACTGTAGCTCCAACAACTACAGCCCCCACAAATGCAGCCCCAACAACTGTATCTCAGACAACTGAAGCCCCCACAACTTCAGCCCAAACTACCGCAGCCACGACAACTTCTGGAGCAACAACTCAAGCTccataccctagggaccagagggtacaatggttggacatttactaccggccgcggtatgcctagtgtacagggtccatataaccgacttaatgcatagcgggaagtcggttatatagacatcaacagaataagtgtttaacggtgatttaaactagtttatgcggggaaaagagtgctcaaaatcggattcaacaggccatccacaccgactcccattaaaagtgattgaaatgtacaggaatctgtccatttcaatcacatttgatgacccgtccagggtgactttcttccccaggaattagtgtctgaaagctggctaacattactttaaatacagtgtgcacatggctttattacccatgaaatagtgtgtgaaagctgggtgagtttgatgtgaatttaaggaagatatggccatttcatccacacctcacgactcccattaaaagtgattgaaatgtacaggaatctgtccatttcaatcacatttgatgacccgtccagggtgactttcttccccaggaattagtgtctgaaagctggctaacattactttaaatacagtgtgcacatggctttattacccatgaaatagtgtgtgaaagctgggtgagtttgatgtgaatttaaggaagatatggccatttcatccacacctcacgactcccattaaaagtgattgaaatgtacaggaatctgtccatttcaatcacatttgatgacccgtccagggtgactttcttccccaggaattagtgtctgaaagctggctaacattactttaaatacagtgtgcacatggctttattacccatgaaatagtgtgtgaaagctgggtgagtttgatgtgaatttaaggaagatatggccatttcatccacacctcacgactcccattaaaagtgattgaaatgtacaggaatctgtccatttcaatcacatttgatgacccgtccagggtgactttcttccccgggaattagtgtctgaaagctggctaacattactttaaatacagtgtgcacatggctttattacccatgaaatagtgtgtgaaagctgggtgagtttgatgtgaatttaaggaagatatggccatttcatccacacctcacgactcccattaaaagtgattgaaatgtacaggaatctgtccatttcaatcacatttgatgacccgtccagggtgactttcttccccaggaattagtgtctgaaagctggctaacattactttaaatacagtgtgcacatggctttattacccatgaaatagtgtgtgaaagctgggtgagtttgatgtgaatttagggagggagagcagcagcagcagccgccgcagcagcagcagcagcagcaggctgtgaccctggcggaaatacattgattgttttagccaggaataagtgtttagaaggcgggtaaagtgttcctgcagctcctccatgacggtaataatgattagatataattgccagggcagaaagctctttttaaaagtgaaaaaacgatttgaaaccatttgaaatgactggcgggtgctgatggaaagcaggcggaaataaatggattgtttacccaggaaaaggtgtttaaaaggcgggtaaagtgtccctgcagctcctccatgacggtaataatgattagaaatcatttacagggcagaaagctctttttaaaagtgaaaaaacgatttgaaaccgtttgaaatgactggcgggtgctgatggaaagcaggcggaaataaatggattgtttacccaggaaaaggtgtttaaaaggcgggtaaagtgtccctgcagctcctccatgacggtaataatgattagaaatcatttacagggcagaaagctgtttttaaaagtgaaaaaacgatttgaaaccgtttgaaatgactggcgggtgctgatggaaagcaggcggaaatacatggattgttttacccaggagaaggtgtttacaaggcgggtaaagtgttcctgcagccctttaaatacagtgtgcacgtggctttattacccatgaaatagtgtgtgaaagatgggtaaatttgctgtgaatttaagggagatatggccctttcaaacagggagatgtacaggcctttattacccacgaattagtgtctgaaagctggctaacattactttaaatacatggtgcacatggctctgttacccatgaattagtgtgtgaaagatgggtgagtttgatgtgaatttaaggaagatatggccatttcatccacacctcacgactcccattaaatgtgattgaaatggacagattcctgtacatttcaatcacttttaatgggagtcgtgaggtgtggatgaaatggccatatcttccttaattCACAtcaactcacccagctttcacacactatttcatgggtacagagccatgtgcaccatgtatttaaagtaatgttagccagctttcagacactaattcgtgggtaataaagcctgtacatctccctgtttgaaagggccatatctcccttaaattcacagcaaatttacccatctttcacatcactatttcatgggtaataaagccatgtgcacactgtatttaagggctgcaggaacactttacccgccttttaaacaccttttcctgggtaaacaatccatgtatttccgcctgctttccatcagcacccggcccgccagtcatttcaaacggtttcaaatcgttttttcacttttaaaaacagctttctgccctgtaaatgatttctaatcattattaccgtcatggaggagctgcagggacactttacccctttaaacaccttttcctgggtaaacaatccatgtatttccgcctgctttcccaTCAGCACCCTTTCTAATCATATTACCGTCATGGGAGCGCAAGGGAAcgttacccgccttttaaacaccgtTTCCTGGGTaacaatccatttatttccgcctgctttcctcAGCACCCGCCCATCAtttcaacggtttcaaatcgtttttcacttttaaaaaagagctttctgccccctggcaattatatctaatcattattaccgtcatggaggagctgcaggaacactttacccgccttctaaacacttattcctggctaaaacaatcaatgtatttccgccagggtcacgcctgctgctgctgctgctgctgctgctgctgctgctgctctccctccctaaattcacatcaaagtccacccagctttcacacactatttcatgggtaataaagccatgtgcacactgtattaaagtaatgttagccagctttcagacactaattcctggggaagaaagtcaccctggacgggtcatcaaatgtgattgaaatggacagattcctgtacatttcaatcacttttaatgggagtcgtgaggtgtggatgaaatggccatatcttccttaaattcacatcaaagtcacccagctttcacacactatttcatgggtaataaagccatgtgcacactgtatttaaagtaatgttagccagctttcagacactaattcctggggaagaaagtcaccctggacgggtcatcaaatgtgattgaaatggacagattcctgtacatttcaatcacttttaatgggagtcgtgaggtgtggatgaaatggccatatcttccttaaattcacatcaaagtcacccagctttcacacactatttcatgggtaataaagccatgtgcacactgtatttaaagtaatgttagccagctttcagacactaattcctggggaagaaagtcaccctggacgggtcatcaaatgtgattgaaatggacagattcctgtacatttcaatcacttttaatgggagtcgtgaggtgtggatgaaatggccatatcttccttaaattcacatcaaagtcacccagctttcacacactatttcatgggtaataaagccatgtgcacactgtatttaaagtaatgttagccagctttcagacactaattcctggggaagaaagtcaccctggacgggtcatcaaatgtgattgaaatggacagattcctgtacatttcaatcacttttaatgggagtcgtgaggtgtggatgaaatggccatatcttccttaaattcacatcaaagtcacccaagctttcacacactatgtcatgggtaataaagccatgtgcacactgtatttaaagtaatgttagccagctttcagacactaattcctggggaagaaagtcaccctggacgggtcatcaaatgtgattgaaatggacagattcctgtacatttcaatcacttttaatgggagtcggtgtggatggcctgtttgaatccgattttgagtactcttttccccgcataaactagtttaaaatcaccgttaaacacttatttctgttgatgtctatataaccgacttcccgcctatgcattaagtcggttatatggaccctgtacactaggcataccgcggccgggtagtaaatgtccaaccattgtacccctctggtccctagggtatggGAGCTTGAGTTGTTGCTCCAGAAGTTGTCGTGGCTGCGGTAGTTTGGGCTGAGGTTGTGGGGGCTTCAGTTGTCTGAGATACAGTTGTTGGGGCTGCAATTTGTGGGGGCTGTAGTTGTTGGAGCTACAGTTGTAGGACCTGTAGTTGTGGGAGAAGCTGTCGTAGGGGCTACAGTTGTTGGGGCTGCTGTCGTGGGAGCTTGAGTTGTCACTCCAGCAGGTGTCGTGGCTGCAGTTGTAGGACCCGTAGTTGTGGGGGGAAGCGGTTTTACCGGGCTGCAGTTGGTTAGTGCTGCAGTTGTAGGAGCTTGAGTTGTTGGAGCTTGAGTTGTTGCTCCAGCATTTTATGTGGCTGCAGTTGTTGGGGCTACAGCTGTAGGACCCACAGTTGTGGGAGCAGCAGTTGTAGGAGCAACTGTAGTTGGGGCTGCAGTTGTAGGACCTTTAGGTTGTGGGAGCAGCTGTTGTAGGGACTAAAGTAGTTGTGGCTCTAGTTGTGGGGGCTGCAGTTGTTGGGGCTACAGTTGTTGGAATTACAGTAGTGGGGGTTGCAGTTGTCGTGATTGCAGGTTGCAGGACCTGAAGTTGTGGGAGCAGCTGTTGGAGGAGCTTAAGTTGTCGCTCCAGTAGTTGTCGTGGCTGTGGTTGTTGGGGCTCAAGTTGTTGGGGCTGCAGTCGTCGGGGCTTCAGTTGTGGGAGTTTGAGTTGTGGGAGCAGCTGTTGTAGGTGCTGCGGTTGTCGGTGCAGCAGTTGTGGGGGCTGCAGGTGTAGGACTTGTAGTTGTGGGAGAAGCGGTTGTAGGAGCTACAGTAGTGGGGGCTGCAGTTGTTGGGGGCCACAGTTGTTGGGGCCACAGTTGTAGGACCTGTAGTTGTGGGAGCAGCGGTTGTGGGAGCTTGAGTTATCTCTCCAGTAGTTGTCGTGGCTGCAGTCCTAGGGGCTGAAGTTGTAGCTCCTGTAGTTGTGGGAGAAGCTGTTGTTGGGGACAAAGTAGATGGGCCTGCAGTTGTCGGGGCT
It includes:
- the LOC139433603 gene encoding salivary glue protein Sgs-3-like, encoding MTTLAPTTLAPTTASPTTTGPATAAPTAVAPTTAAPTTTGPTAVTPTTAALTTTAPNTVVLTTVAPTAAAPTTAAPTTASPTTTGPTTEAPTTVDPTTLAPTTASPTTTGPANAVPTIESPTTAAPTTTGPTAVAPTTAAPTTVVPTSALPTTVAPTTAAPTTTAPTTAAPTTTGPATATMITAAPTTVVPTTVATTTAAPTTAAPTTAGPSTLSPTTASPTTTGATTSAPRTAATTTTGEITQAPTTAAPTTTGPTTVAPTTVAPTTAAPTTVAPTTASPTTTSPTTAAPITAAATTAAPTTAGPTTQAPTTEALTTAAPTTSAPTTSAPTTAATTTAGATTQTPTTAAPTTTGHATAITTTATPTTVIPTTVAPTTAAPTTRATTTLVPTTAAPTTKGPTTAAPTTLAPTTAAPTTVGPTAVAPTTAAT